One Cedecea neteri DNA segment encodes these proteins:
- a CDS encoding VENN motif pre-toxin domain-containing protein, with product MWPASRGCRRYEFGVMGDSLAMAFYGKKAEALEGKERDFISNLATAIGAVAGGSVGGSTFSAASGANAARVEVENNLLSGGTEEG from the coding sequence GTGTGGCCCGCTAGCCGCGGCTGCCGGAGGTATGAGTTCGGCGTGATGGGCGACAGCCTGGCAATGGCGTTTTACGGTAAAAAAGCCGAAGCGCTGGAGGGCAAAGAGAGGGACTTCATCAGCAACCTTGCTACCGCCATAGGCGCAGTGGCAGGCGGTAGCGTGGGTGGCAGTACGTTCTCAGCCGCCAGCGGTGCAAATGCTGCCCGGGTTGAGGTTGAGAATAATCTTCTGAGCGGTGGAACTGAAGAAGGATAG
- a CDS encoding HNH/endonuclease VII fold putative polymorphic toxin — translation MLKIATLHLSDVQIALSLSTPPQKILLAGYFIIACFFTSKSPGPTQGYILGGGGTQKVFIRDDAGGHFFADDPSQNRGPHFNDEKDNHYKY, via the coding sequence TTGTTAAAAATAGCGACCCTTCACCTTTCAGATGTCCAGATAGCGCTATCTCTTAGTACTCCTCCCCAAAAAATTCTTCTGGCAGGCTATTTTATAATAGCCTGTTTTTTTACCTCAAAATCCCCAGGTCCCACGCAGGGTTACATCTTGGGAGGTGGTGGAACTCAGAAAGTATTTATTCGAGATGATGCTGGTGGACATTTCTTTGCAGATGATCCAAGCCAGAATCGAGGTCCGCATTTTAATGATGAAAAAGATAATCACTATAAATACTAA
- a CDS encoding VENN motif pre-toxin domain-containing protein → MWPASRGCRRYEFGVMGDSLAMAFYGKKAEELEGKERDFISNLATAIGAVAGGSVGGDTFSAASGANAARVEVENNNLAAVVRLGVTACSKIASCRNMVVEKGLGALLGIGVAITAMDNLSDADRTMLLAAAMTGKADAIERLTPEQ, encoded by the coding sequence GTGTGGCCCGCTAGCCGCGGCTGCCGGAGGTATGAGTTCGGCGTGATGGGCGACAGCCTGGCAATGGCGTTTTACGGCAAAAAAGCCGAAGAGCTTGAGGGCAAAGAGAGGGACTTCATCAGCAACCTTGCTACCGCTATAGGCGCAGTGGCAGGCGGTAGCGTGGGTGGCGATACGTTCTCAGCCGCCAGCGGTGCAAATGCTGCCCGGGTTGAGGTTGAGAATAATAATCTGGCAGCCGTCGTGCGTCTTGGCGTCACTGCATGCTCTAAGATCGCCTCATGCCGTAATATGGTTGTGGAGAAAGGGCTGGGGGCGTTGCTGGGCATCGGCGTGGCGATAACGGCGATGGACAATCTCTCAGATGCAGACCGCACAATGTTACTGGCAGCGGCCATGACGGGTAAAGCCGATGCCATCGAGCGGCTGACCCCGGAGCAGTAG
- a CDS encoding VENN motif pre-toxin domain-containing protein, whose amino-acid sequence MTGVVATYGDLQALDAVRAKDSKYASMSAAELRNTEDYQKAFGDYGIGGKYQMVAQSVSGILAGAAGGDFNKALAGGLNPVMAQVIKGATTKGDEVNEPANLMAHAVWGALAAQLSGGNAAAGAAGAFSGELAARHIAAEMFPGKDPGNLTQDQKQLVSLLGTMAAGIAGGVVGNSTAAATTGAQVGKNAVENNGLSLPSGMMNYGQAVLSWSQYAQDNNLTVEQTQAGLDKLAKGDLPDGANITKVIVNGYKDGVLIAGAAYLGPAASVGKAVGGAVIAEIANGTYQWFDINSEKNLSLPENQQKTWDYKGSVSAGITGLLAPGRGVWQSVGIAAGGAVFSDGADVGSVGIAAGDAGLGWGFGEYAPKAVNLVTGKEVPGLVFDAIGSLGTEFLGGYTKDLLNAPAVQKKPEKEKELEK is encoded by the coding sequence ATGACCGGCGTGGTGGCCACCTATGGCGATCTGCAGGCGCTGGATGCCGTGCGTGCCAAAGATAGCAAATACGCCAGCATGAGCGCTGCAGAACTGCGCAATACGGAGGACTACCAGAAAGCCTTTGGCGACTACGGCATCGGCGGTAAATACCAGATGGTCGCGCAGTCGGTGAGCGGCATTCTGGCCGGCGCCGCCGGGGGCGATTTCAATAAAGCCCTGGCGGGGGGGCTGAACCCGGTGATGGCGCAGGTTATTAAGGGCGCCACTACCAAGGGTGACGAAGTCAATGAGCCTGCTAACCTGATGGCGCATGCGGTCTGGGGCGCTCTGGCGGCGCAGCTTTCAGGCGGCAATGCGGCGGCAGGTGCGGCGGGCGCCTTCAGCGGCGAACTGGCGGCGAGGCATATCGCCGCCGAGATGTTCCCCGGTAAAGATCCGGGTAATTTAACCCAGGACCAGAAACAGCTGGTTAGCCTGCTCGGCACCATGGCGGCAGGGATCGCCGGCGGCGTGGTGGGGAATAGCACCGCAGCGGCGACTACCGGCGCTCAGGTTGGGAAGAATGCTGTTGAGAATAATGGGTTAAGCCTGCCATCCGGGATGATGAATTACGGTCAGGCGGTGCTTTCCTGGAGCCAGTATGCGCAGGACAATAATTTGACAGTGGAACAAACTCAGGCGGGGCTGGATAAGCTCGCTAAAGGTGATTTACCGGATGGTGCCAATATCACCAAAGTTATCGTCAATGGATATAAAGATGGTGTGCTGATCGCGGGAGCGGCTTATTTAGGGCCAGCGGCATCGGTGGGTAAAGCTGTGGGGGGGGCCGTCATCGCAGAAATTGCTAACGGTACTTATCAGTGGTTCGATATTAACAGCGAAAAAAATCTAAGCTTGCCGGAAAACCAGCAAAAAACCTGGGATTATAAGGGAAGTGTTTCAGCAGGTATTACGGGGCTGCTGGCACCGGGGCGAGGGGTCTGGCAGAGTGTCGGTATAGCTGCAGGTGGGGCGGTGTTTAGCGATGGTGCTGATGTTGGATCTGTTGGTATCGCAGCAGGAGATGCTGGGCTGGGATGGGGATTTGGTGAGTACGCACCAAAGGCTGTTAATTTGGTAACAGGAAAGGAAGTACCTGGATTAGTATTTGATGCGATAGGTTCACTCGGAACAGAGTTTTTAGGAGGGTACACAAAAGATCTCTTAAATGCACCGGCAGTGCAAAAAAAACCTGAAAAAGAAAAGGAGCTTGAAAAATGA
- a CDS encoding SymE family type I addiction module toxin, whose translation MAAKNFKPEATISKTKSNASENNAEYCDSVRNKPDKCLPAAPPSRTEFYDRVRYDYLPLQGEWISQAGFTPGMPIKIRVMPDCIVITAQNSRELWGCAEGLSVTHFNKKKMQQWIKSFPGALNDTGDIPVIRRESPRYDCLKRGKD comes from the coding sequence ATGGCTGCGAAGAATTTTAAGCCAGAAGCCACTATTTCCAAAACAAAATCAAACGCATCGGAAAATAACGCTGAATACTGCGATTCGGTACGCAATAAACCAGATAAGTGCTTGCCAGCAGCCCCACCTTCCCGCACTGAGTTTTACGACCGGGTGCGGTACGACTATCTGCCACTTCAGGGTGAATGGATTTCACAAGCCGGGTTTACACCGGGTATGCCGATAAAAATTCGGGTGATGCCGGACTGCATTGTGATCACCGCCCAGAACAGTCGCGAACTTTGGGGTTGTGCTGAGGGGTTAAGCGTCACACATTTCAACAAGAAGAAGATGCAGCAGTGGATAAAAAGCTTCCCTGGGGCGTTGAACGACACCGGCGATATCCCGGTTATCAGGCGGGAGTCACCCCGCTATGACTGCCTGAAGCGGGGTAAGGACTGA
- a CDS encoding DUF596 domain-containing protein has protein sequence MKDINEICSLVIKSSYGLSMGTIWQHISVECAEISDNYAFRKKVFFCILTRLLTEKKIKLAVNGVFLSGSVEQQVLMIQAAWPPYPCEEEDDDLDEYGMWFLVKAPAGVVWLSSDGKELWT, from the coding sequence ATGAAAGATATTAATGAAATATGTTCATTGGTTATTAAAAGTTCTTATGGCCTGTCAATGGGAACTATATGGCAGCATATCAGTGTTGAATGTGCTGAGATTTCTGATAATTACGCCTTCAGAAAGAAAGTGTTTTTTTGTATATTGACCAGACTATTAACTGAGAAAAAAATAAAATTAGCGGTGAATGGTGTTTTTTTATCGGGCTCTGTTGAGCAACAAGTATTGATGATACAAGCAGCTTGGCCACCATACCCATGCGAAGAGGAAGATGATGATTTAGATGAGTATGGTATGTGGTTTTTGGTTAAAGCTCCTGCCGGAGTGGTATGGTTATCATCCGATGGTAAAGAGTTATGGACCTAA